The following coding sequences are from one Roseburia hominis A2-183 window:
- a CDS encoding InlB B-repeat-containing protein gives MHDGRSGANIYPDWVYVDDRSSRYVSGWEQSRPRIYCNVADVTTIVKTYGYGDYYVANIPVCRASDLWEQDTGGGGTPTGWQLIVVEENASYPVRAVTLSVGSRFRFGDVDWEGDDYGFDPVSRATVTMQAELFDGLKTKEYGDVTGQILFGCIDAARVTENPKLISMFTQQARDSEKNVRNGGTVIEGLYRDGSLFCQQTDMCSVLYNVSGLSYGATVFGVDVANVRWDTQLYIGAAVDIAFPEFESQQTTSISDGKVIVKGKIENTSAQDDTGLFDGELTVTLDPNLTPDLTNYNIAVNSNIVSSATVRQGTVTGADGTVHNTVIFSGGGISSWFKGDKIEYTIYCRISGSGMSRFDNRDQLDGYLKSAGVDTGHWIDKACIASSWCNALFRVDLIAGNGIQSVSGVRNYMSGAAVTIDAVVKNGYHWTGWTGTYETDRKQYAFAMPVQNVRMTANAQINHSTLKVDPNGGTWQGSTAVQSFTEHYGTAKSILHPVRTGYTFSGWVKSDPFNGSLNNAVYTFGAEDDATDVLTASWTANSYTLHFDPNDGKEQAPIDDITIMYDQNVTLPDATGRYIRYTLDGEDITQQVLDGTIVLDDSGVVVMVMDADTGLMMTPAGGIINEDGSITQLDGSITNSDGSVADPEVVEADASSESTEAPEEDATEAEADVEELEVLEESETPAADPVSDKKAYAAVFMGWSLEDGRDSFIPQWTAGMQVSVADLIEASGVADQNGAMITLYASWDDCPWIVATNLYYTLEQAQQGGITDSEILSHATASDREDGSPIEAGFHENGTSFSIPDYQASDFTQFLRGGSCTENLMVVDSAGSIYCKQITVYVVDTTPADVRTERTTRFIDEKYYGSSYERGGLLDDSIWKTDTAYVSALRTAFENLENDAPVETYTINGETRRKIRQYVDAHGFGDSREAGALQGMYDQYLAPNRVR, from the coding sequence ATGCACGACGGAAGATCAGGAGCAAACATTTATCCTGATTGGGTCTATGTAGACGATCGCAGTTCGCGGTATGTTTCTGGATGGGAGCAGTCCCGCCCCCGAATTTACTGCAACGTTGCGGATGTAACAACTATCGTTAAAACATACGGGTATGGTGATTACTATGTAGCCAATATACCGGTATGCCGTGCATCCGATCTCTGGGAGCAGGATACGGGAGGCGGTGGAACGCCGACCGGCTGGCAGCTGATTGTCGTGGAGGAAAATGCTTCTTATCCGGTACGTGCGGTGACTTTAAGTGTGGGATCGAGATTCCGGTTCGGAGATGTTGATTGGGAGGGCGATGATTATGGTTTCGATCCTGTCTCCAGAGCAACTGTTACGATGCAGGCAGAGTTGTTTGATGGTTTAAAAACCAAGGAATACGGAGACGTGACAGGACAGATACTTTTTGGATGTATCGATGCGGCAAGGGTTACGGAAAATCCCAAACTGATATCCATGTTTACACAACAAGCTCGGGATAGTGAAAAAAATGTAAGGAACGGCGGGACTGTAATAGAGGGGCTTTACCGTGATGGATCACTATTTTGCCAACAAACGGATATGTGCTCCGTTTTGTATAACGTTTCGGGATTATCATATGGTGCGACAGTGTTTGGGGTGGATGTTGCCAATGTCCGTTGGGATACCCAGCTTTACATCGGAGCGGCGGTAGACATTGCTTTTCCGGAGTTTGAGTCGCAGCAGACAACAAGTATATCGGATGGAAAGGTTATCGTAAAAGGGAAGATTGAAAATACATCTGCACAGGATGATACTGGTCTTTTTGACGGCGAACTGACGGTGACACTGGATCCGAATCTGACTCCGGATCTGACGAATTACAACATTGCGGTAAATAGCAATATTGTGTCCAGTGCTACTGTGAGGCAGGGTACGGTGACGGGTGCGGACGGGACAGTACATAATACGGTTATCTTTTCTGGTGGTGGCATATCAAGTTGGTTTAAGGGAGATAAGATTGAGTATACGATCTATTGCCGGATCAGCGGATCCGGTATGAGTCGGTTTGATAACAGGGATCAACTTGATGGGTATTTAAAATCTGCAGGAGTTGACACGGGACACTGGATCGACAAAGCATGCATTGCATCCAGCTGGTGCAATGCTTTATTCCGGGTTGATCTGATTGCAGGAAATGGAATTCAGAGTGTCAGTGGTGTACGCAATTATATGTCTGGGGCAGCGGTTACAATTGATGCGGTGGTAAAAAATGGTTACCATTGGACGGGATGGACTGGCACGTATGAGACGGATAGAAAGCAGTATGCGTTTGCCATGCCTGTACAAAATGTGCGAATGACTGCAAATGCGCAGATTAACCACTCAACTTTAAAAGTTGATCCCAATGGGGGAACATGGCAGGGAAGTACCGCTGTGCAGAGTTTTACGGAGCACTATGGAACGGCTAAATCCATTCTGCATCCGGTAAGAACCGGATATACTTTTTCGGGCTGGGTGAAATCGGATCCATTTAACGGTAGTCTGAACAATGCGGTGTATACGTTTGGCGCAGAAGATGATGCGACAGATGTTCTGACGGCGTCTTGGACAGCAAACAGTTATACGCTGCATTTTGATCCGAACGATGGCAAAGAACAAGCGCCGATTGATGATATAACGATCATGTACGATCAGAATGTGACGTTGCCGGATGCTACGGGACGTTATATCCGCTATACGTTGGACGGAGAGGATATCACGCAGCAGGTATTAGACGGCACGATTGTTTTGGATGATTCTGGCGTAGTGGTTATGGTGATGGATGCGGATACGGGTCTGATGATGACACCGGCAGGTGGCATTATAAATGAGGATGGAAGTATTACGCAGCTGGATGGAAGCATCACGAATTCAGATGGAAGCGTAGCAGATCCGGAAGTAGTAGAAGCGGATGCTTCCAGTGAATCGACAGAAGCACCGGAGGAAGATGCAACAGAAGCAGAAGCGGATGTGGAAGAACTGGAAGTTCTGGAAGAATCGGAAACTCCGGCTGCTGATCCGGTGTCGGATAAAAAGGCATATGCGGCTGTTTTTATGGGGTGGTCGCTCGAGGATGGGCGCGATAGCTTTATACCGCAATGGACAGCAGGAATGCAGGTCAGTGTGGCGGATCTGATAGAAGCATCCGGCGTGGCAGATCAGAACGGTGCGATGATCACGCTGTATGCGTCGTGGGATGACTGTCCGTGGATTGTTGCCACAAATCTCTACTATACACTGGAGCAGGCACAGCAGGGGGGTATCACAGACAGTGAGATTTTAAGCCATGCGACTGCATCGGATCGTGAAGATGGAAGCCCGATCGAGGCAGGATTTCATGAAAATGGAACATCTTTTTCGATTCCGGATTATCAGGCATCGGATTTTACTCAGTTTTTGCGTGGAGGAAGCTGTACGGAAAATCTTATGGTAGTTGACAGCGCCGGGAGTATCTATTGTAAGCAGATAACGGTTTATGTGGTGGATACAACGCCTGCAGATGTACGAACGGAGAGAACGACACGTTTTATTGATGAAAAATATTACGGAAGTTCTTATGAACGGGGAGGGCTTTTGGATGATTCGATCTGGAAGACGGATACTGCGTACGTGTCTGCACTTCGGACGGCGTTTGAAAATCTGGAAAATGATGCACCGGTTGAAACCTATACGATTAATGGTGAGACACGCCGGAAGATCCGCCAGTATGTAGATGCACACGGATTCGGAGATAGCAGAGAAGCAGGAGCATTACAGGGAATGTATGATCAGTATCTTGCGCCAAATCGTGTAAGATGA
- a CDS encoding ANTAR domain-containing response regulator, with product MTNIIVAFPKQDNARNIKKILMQNGHHVDAVCSTGAQVLQSAGELGGGIVVCGYRFVDMMYTELHEYLPVQFEMLLVASPANCGNRDVENLVCLATPLKVNELLDTVEMMEYTITRRRKKLKQIPKERTKEEQELINEAKALLMERNNLSEEEAHRYIQKRSMDNGTGLTETAQMILSLLA from the coding sequence TTGACAAATATTATTGTTGCATTTCCCAAACAGGATAATGCCCGCAATATCAAAAAAATACTGATGCAGAACGGTCATCATGTCGATGCAGTCTGCAGCACCGGAGCGCAGGTGTTACAGAGCGCCGGTGAACTTGGCGGCGGGATTGTCGTGTGCGGGTATCGTTTTGTGGATATGATGTACACAGAACTGCACGAATATCTGCCGGTACAATTTGAAATGCTGTTGGTTGCGTCTCCTGCAAACTGTGGAAACCGGGATGTGGAGAATCTGGTCTGCCTTGCCACGCCGCTTAAGGTAAACGAGCTGTTAGATACGGTGGAGATGATGGAATATACCATCACCAGGCGCAGAAAAAAGTTGAAGCAGATTCCGAAGGAGCGCACGAAGGAGGAACAGGAGCTGATAAATGAGGCAAAAGCACTTCTGATGGAACGTAACAATCTGTCGGAGGAAGAGGCGCATCGGTACATACAGAAACGCAGCATGGATAATGGAACCGGTCTGACAGAAACAGCCCAGATGATTTTAAGTTTGCTTGCCTGA
- the glnA gene encoding type I glutamate--ammonia ligase, whose product MSKYTKQDIIRIVEEEDVEFIRLQFTDMFGTLKNVAITSSQLEKALNNECMFDGSSIEGFVRIEESDMYLYPDLDTFVIFPWRPQQGKVARIICDIYTADRKPFEGDPRYALKKAVADAESMGYRFDVGPECEFFLFNQDEDGQPTTMSTERAGYFDLGPVDLGENARRDMVLTLEDMGYEIEASHHEVAPAQHEIDFKYDEALKTADNIMTFKLAVKTIAKRHGMFASFMPKPKYGVNGSGMHVNMSLSKNGRNIFDDPDGENGLSREAYWFIGGIMNHMRAMTAITNPLVNSYKRLVPGYEAPIYIAWSMTNRSPLIRIPVSRGSRTRVELRCPDSAANPYLTLAVCLEAGLDGIRRQIDPPAAVTENIFEMRLSQIKKQGIESLPADLGEAVEAFKADPYIREVLGEHISEKYSEAKMAEWADYRAQVTGWEIDNYLYKI is encoded by the coding sequence ATGAGCAAGTACACAAAGCAGGATATTATCCGAATCGTGGAGGAAGAGGATGTGGAGTTCATCAGGCTCCAGTTTACCGATATGTTCGGGACACTCAAGAATGTGGCAATCACGTCCAGCCAGCTTGAGAAAGCATTGAACAATGAATGTATGTTTGACGGGTCCTCCATTGAGGGATTTGTGAGAATTGAAGAGTCGGACATGTATCTGTATCCGGATCTGGATACGTTTGTAATCTTTCCGTGGCGGCCACAGCAGGGAAAAGTTGCCAGAATCATCTGTGATATTTATACCGCAGACCGCAAACCGTTTGAGGGAGATCCGCGGTATGCTTTAAAGAAGGCGGTGGCAGATGCGGAATCTATGGGATACCGTTTTGATGTCGGGCCGGAATGTGAATTTTTCCTGTTTAATCAGGATGAGGATGGACAGCCGACAACGATGAGCACGGAGCGTGCCGGATATTTTGATCTGGGACCGGTTGATCTCGGGGAGAATGCAAGAAGAGATATGGTGCTGACATTAGAGGATATGGGCTATGAAATAGAGGCGTCCCATCACGAGGTAGCACCGGCGCAGCATGAGATTGACTTTAAATATGACGAGGCGTTAAAAACAGCGGACAATATCATGACATTCAAGCTTGCGGTAAAGACCATTGCAAAGCGGCACGGCATGTTTGCAAGCTTTATGCCAAAGCCGAAGTACGGGGTGAATGGTTCCGGAATGCATGTGAATATGTCGCTTTCCAAGAATGGTCGGAACATTTTTGACGATCCGGACGGGGAGAACGGACTGAGCAGGGAAGCTTACTGGTTTATCGGCGGCATTATGAACCATATGAGAGCCATGACTGCAATTACCAATCCGCTTGTCAATTCCTATAAGCGTCTTGTCCCGGGATATGAGGCGCCGATTTATATCGCATGGTCCATGACAAACCGCAGTCCGCTGATCCGGATTCCGGTATCGCGCGGCAGCAGAACCAGAGTGGAACTGCGCTGCCCGGATTCGGCAGCAAACCCGTATCTTACGCTCGCGGTGTGTCTGGAAGCCGGACTGGATGGAATCCGCCGGCAGATCGATCCGCCGGCTGCCGTGACTGAGAATATATTCGAGATGCGGCTGTCGCAGATTAAGAAGCAGGGAATCGAATCACTTCCGGCGGATCTGGGAGAAGCGGTCGAAGCATTTAAGGCAGATCCTTACATTCGGGAAGTACTTGGCGAACATATCAGCGAGAAGTACAGCGAGGCAAAGATGGCAGAGTGGGCAGATTATCGTGCGCAGGTGACAGGCTGGGAAATTGACAATTACCTTTATAAAATATAG
- the hisA gene encoding phosphoribosylformimino-5-aminoimidazole carboxamide ribotide isomerase codes for MEFRPCIDIHNGKVKQIVGSSLADEGDRAVENFVAGADAAYYAHLYKEAGLRGGHIILLNSRDSAYYEATKAQALQALAEYPGGLQIGGGIDAANAKQFLDAGASHVIVTSYVFRDGKIDYERLATLRKNVGKEHLVLDLSCAKRADGYYIVTDRWQKDTRERVTTELLERLGSECDEFLVHAVDVEGKANGIERELASLLGSWGRIPVTYAGGVRDFDDLALLRELGCDRLNVTIGSALDLFGGSMPFEKVTEYCR; via the coding sequence ATGGAGTTTCGTCCCTGTATTGATATACATAACGGCAAGGTCAAGCAGATTGTCGGCAGCAGTCTTGCGGATGAGGGAGACCGGGCAGTGGAGAATTTTGTCGCCGGAGCGGATGCTGCGTATTATGCACATCTATATAAGGAAGCGGGACTTCGCGGCGGACATATCATTCTGTTGAATTCGCGAGACAGTGCGTACTATGAGGCGACAAAGGCACAGGCCCTGCAGGCGCTTGCGGAGTATCCGGGCGGACTTCAGATCGGAGGAGGCATTGATGCTGCGAACGCAAAGCAGTTTCTGGATGCGGGCGCAAGTCATGTGATTGTCACCTCCTATGTGTTTCGTGACGGAAAAATTGACTATGAACGGCTTGCAACATTGAGGAAAAATGTCGGAAAAGAACATCTGGTTCTGGATCTAAGCTGTGCAAAGCGGGCGGATGGTTATTATATTGTGACCGATCGCTGGCAGAAAGATACGAGGGAACGTGTGACAACAGAACTTTTGGAACGCCTCGGCAGTGAGTGTGACGAGTTTTTAGTACATGCGGTCGATGTGGAGGGTAAGGCAAACGGTATTGAGAGAGAACTTGCAAGTCTGCTTGGCTCCTGGGGCAGGATACCGGTTACCTATGCCGGCGGAGTGCGGGACTTTGATGACCTTGCACTTTTGAGAGAGCTTGGATGTGACAGGCTGAATGTGACGATCGGAAGTGCACTGGATTTGTTCGGAGGATCGATGCCTTTTGAAAAAGTTACAGAATATTGCAGATAG
- a CDS encoding HlyC/CorC family transporter: MDSSDIFQIIFLVLLLMLSAFFSSAETALITVNRIRMRTLAEDGNKRAATVLRITDNSGKMLSAILIGNNIVNLSASSLATSLAIKIWGNVGAGIATGILTILILIFGEISPKTLATVNSEKLALTYANVIEVLMKLLTPVIFIINKLANRICKLFGVDPNADTQKMTEEELRTIVDVSKESGVIESEEHTMINNVFDFGDAQAKEVMIPRIDMTFAQVDSSYDELIQIFQEDKFTRLPVYEDTTDNVIGILNMKDLLLCRDKDHFSVRDIMREPYFTYEHKNTAELFMEMRKSSISLAIVLDEYGATAGLITLEDLLEEIVGEIRDEYDTDEEDPIVQLSDREYMVLGSTNLEDLCDEIGLNFTSEDYDTIGGYLIGLLDHLPEKNEVIITDDDVLLRVEQMDKNRIEKIYIKKPEAPVSDAEEHT; this comes from the coding sequence TTGGATTCAAGTGACATATTTCAAATAATTTTCTTAGTGCTCTTACTTATGCTCTCTGCATTCTTTTCATCCGCAGAGACGGCTTTAATTACCGTCAATCGCATCCGGATGCGTACCTTGGCAGAAGACGGGAACAAACGCGCTGCCACTGTTCTTCGCATCACAGATAATTCTGGAAAAATGCTTTCTGCAATCTTAATCGGTAATAACATCGTGAATCTGTCGGCATCCTCCCTCGCAACTTCTCTGGCAATCAAGATCTGGGGCAATGTCGGTGCAGGTATTGCAACCGGTATCCTTACCATTCTCATTTTGATTTTTGGCGAGATCTCACCGAAGACACTGGCGACCGTCAATTCCGAGAAACTGGCTCTCACCTATGCAAATGTGATTGAGGTACTGATGAAACTTCTGACTCCGGTCATTTTTATCATCAATAAGCTTGCCAACCGCATCTGCAAATTATTTGGTGTTGATCCGAATGCCGATACCCAGAAGATGACCGAGGAAGAACTGCGCACGATCGTGGATGTCAGCAAAGAATCCGGTGTCATTGAGTCTGAAGAACACACCATGATTAACAATGTGTTTGATTTTGGCGATGCACAGGCCAAAGAAGTCATGATTCCCAGAATTGATATGACCTTTGCGCAGGTAGACAGTTCCTACGATGAGCTAATTCAGATTTTTCAGGAGGATAAGTTTACCCGGCTGCCAGTCTATGAAGATACGACCGACAACGTGATTGGTATCCTCAATATGAAAGATCTGCTTCTCTGTCGCGACAAGGATCATTTTTCTGTTCGTGATATTATGCGTGAACCGTATTTTACATACGAGCACAAGAACACTGCGGAATTGTTTATGGAAATGCGTAAGTCCTCTATCTCACTTGCCATTGTTCTGGATGAGTATGGCGCTACTGCGGGTCTGATCACGCTGGAAGATCTTCTGGAAGAGATTGTCGGTGAAATCCGTGATGAATATGATACCGACGAAGAAGATCCAATTGTCCAGCTTAGCGACCGTGAATACATGGTTCTCGGCTCCACCAACCTGGAAGATCTCTGTGATGAAATCGGCTTGAATTTTACATCCGAGGATTATGATACGATTGGCGGCTACCTCATCGGTCTGCTGGATCACCTTCCGGAAAAGAACGAAGTGATTATTACCGATGATGATGTGTTGCTTCGTGTGGAACAGATGGATAAAAACCGGATTGAAAAGATCTATATCAAGAAGCCGGAAGCTCCGGTCTCAGATGCAGAAGAACACACATAA
- a CDS encoding immunoglobulin-like domain-containing protein, whose protein sequence is MKKKSVVVLLTVTMVTEMTAAGCGDKQLALATDRVSVELGYELNTDVAAYVADADIAVETTIDFGAVDVSKLGTYTAVVTYKDQTASLEVDVVDTTAPEAEVVNQVTVGVDEPLYVEDVLTSVTELTGNVMATFDDLADESTDATEKVETTEGVEATEGVEAAKDVETTEDMEVTEEVEATGASEDMETFVLDDVTVTNDAIVFHTVGEYSVSLTLADESGNSKQVEVPVLVGTEPTFLGIEDLTVTTGAENVDYLSGVTATDSNGNDLTDKIECDDSKVDLSLAGEYEITYTVTDENGFTAKQTAKVTVADGKTSKKDTKSATTKSETTKAETGSTNSSATNTGSSNTGNSNSGTSESSNSGNSNSGTSGSSNSGNSNSGTSGSSNSGNSNSGTSGGSNSGSNNTGSSENGSTTPSGDSGSTDTGSSTPSADTGSNNGGNSSSDGTMSVPDDFIPLDPSLGDNSGTGGNGGGNSTITFN, encoded by the coding sequence ATGAAAAAGAAAAGCGTAGTAGTATTATTAACAGTAACAATGGTGACAGAAATGACAGCAGCAGGTTGCGGAGATAAGCAGCTTGCGCTTGCAACAGATAGGGTAAGTGTCGAACTGGGGTATGAGCTTAATACGGATGTAGCGGCTTATGTGGCGGATGCGGATATCGCAGTGGAGACAACAATTGATTTTGGGGCGGTTGATGTAAGTAAGCTTGGAACTTATACGGCAGTGGTTACTTATAAGGATCAGACAGCGTCCCTTGAAGTGGACGTAGTAGATACCACAGCGCCGGAGGCGGAGGTGGTGAATCAGGTTACAGTCGGTGTGGACGAGCCATTGTACGTGGAGGATGTTTTAACGAGTGTAACCGAGCTGACCGGGAATGTAATGGCAACATTTGACGATCTGGCAGATGAGTCTACCGATGCCACCGAGAAAGTAGAGACCACTGAGGGTGTAGAGGCTACCGAGGGTGTAGAGGCTGCCAAGGATGTGGAGACCACTGAGGACATGGAGGTCACCGAGGAAGTAGAGGCCACCGGAGCGTCAGAAGATATGGAAACATTTGTGTTAGACGATGTAACGGTAACAAATGACGCGATAGTCTTTCATACAGTGGGGGAGTACAGTGTAAGCTTAACACTCGCAGATGAGAGTGGAAATAGCAAGCAGGTAGAAGTGCCGGTACTGGTTGGTACAGAACCGACATTTTTGGGAATTGAGGATCTTACCGTAACAACCGGAGCAGAGAATGTGGACTATCTTTCGGGTGTAACGGCAACGGACAGCAATGGGAATGATCTGACAGATAAGATCGAATGTGATGACAGCAAAGTAGACCTGTCTTTGGCAGGAGAGTACGAGATTACTTACACGGTAACAGATGAGAACGGGTTTACTGCAAAGCAGACTGCTAAGGTGACAGTTGCAGATGGAAAGACCTCTAAGAAGGATACCAAATCTGCTACAACAAAGTCGGAGACAACAAAGGCTGAAACCGGATCAACCAACAGCAGTGCTACAAATACTGGAAGCAGTAATACTGGAAATAGCAACAGTGGAACATCTGAAAGCAGCAATTCCGGAAATAGCAACAGTGGAACATCTGGAAGCAGCAATTCCGGAAACAGTAACAGCGGAACATCTGGAAGTAGCAATTCCGGAAATAGCAACAGTGGAACGTCTGGAGGCAGCAACAGCGGAAGCAATAATACCGGAAGCAGCGAGAATGGAAGCACAACGCCGAGTGGTGACAGCGGAAGTACCGACACTGGAAGCTCCACACCAAGTGCAGACACTGGAAGCAACAACGGTGGAAATTCAAGTTCAGATGGAACGATGTCAGTTCCAGATGATTTTATCCCACTAGATCCGTCACTTGGAGATAACTCCGGGACTGGCGGAAATGGCGGGGGAAATTCCACGATCACATTTAATTAG
- the guaB gene encoding IMP dehydrogenase, producing MGTIIGEGITFDDVLLVPQYSEVTPNMINLTTHLTKKVVLNIPMMSAAMDTVTEHRMAIAMARQGGIGIIHKNMSIQAQADEVDKVKRSENGVITDPFFLSPSHTLQDAEDLMRKFRISGVPICENNKLVGIITNRDLKFETDFSKKISESMTSEGLITAPEGITLEEAKKILAKARKEKLPIVDKDFHLKGLITIKDIEKQIKYPLSAKDEQGRLLCGAGVGITGNMMERVEALVKAHVDVIVVDSAHGHSRNILEAVKKIKTAYPDLQVIAGNVATGEATRDLIAAGADAVKVGIGPGSICTTRIVAGIGVPQITAIMDCYKVAKEAGIPIIADGGIKYSGDMTKALAAGANVCMMGSIFAGCDEAPGTFELYQGRKYKVYRGMGSLAAMENGSKDRYFQEGAKKLVPEGVEGRVAYKGNVEDTVFQLVGGIRSGMGYCGCPTIEDLKEKSKFVKISAAALRESHPHDIHITKEAPNYSIDE from the coding sequence ATGGGAACAATTATCGGTGAAGGAATTACTTTTGATGATGTGCTTTTGGTTCCACAGTATTCAGAAGTAACTCCGAACATGATTAATTTAACGACACACCTTACCAAAAAGGTCGTGCTCAATATCCCTATGATGAGTGCTGCAATGGATACTGTCACAGAGCACAGAATGGCCATTGCCATGGCAAGACAGGGTGGTATCGGTATTATCCACAAAAATATGTCCATTCAGGCTCAGGCAGATGAAGTCGACAAGGTAAAACGTTCAGAAAACGGCGTTATCACAGACCCATTTTTCCTTTCTCCAAGCCATACACTGCAGGATGCTGAAGACTTGATGCGAAAATTCCGCATTTCCGGTGTTCCGATCTGCGAGAATAACAAGCTCGTCGGCATCATCACGAACCGTGACTTAAAGTTCGAGACAGATTTTTCCAAGAAGATCAGTGAAAGTATGACTTCCGAAGGTCTTATCACTGCTCCTGAAGGCATTACCTTAGAAGAGGCAAAAAAGATTCTTGCCAAGGCGAGAAAAGAAAAGCTGCCGATCGTCGACAAAGATTTTCATCTGAAGGGACTTATCACCATCAAGGATATCGAAAAACAGATCAAGTATCCGCTCTCCGCAAAGGATGAGCAGGGTCGTCTGCTTTGCGGTGCAGGTGTCGGCATTACCGGCAACATGATGGAACGTGTGGAAGCTCTCGTAAAGGCTCACGTAGATGTCATTGTTGTGGATTCCGCTCACGGACATTCCAGAAATATCCTTGAGGCTGTCAAGAAGATCAAGACCGCTTATCCGGATCTGCAGGTCATTGCAGGTAACGTGGCTACCGGAGAAGCAACACGCGACTTAATCGCTGCCGGTGCAGATGCGGTAAAAGTCGGCATCGGACCTGGTTCTATCTGCACCACCCGTATCGTTGCAGGTATCGGTGTTCCACAGATTACCGCTATCATGGACTGCTATAAGGTTGCAAAGGAAGCCGGTATTCCGATCATCGCCGACGGCGGTATCAAATACTCCGGCGATATGACTAAAGCTCTCGCAGCCGGTGCAAATGTCTGCATGATGGGAAGTATCTTTGCCGGATGTGATGAGGCTCCCGGAACTTTCGAGTTGTATCAGGGAAGAAAATACAAGGTTTACCGCGGCATGGGTTCTCTTGCAGCTATGGAGAACGGCAGCAAAGACCGCTATTTCCAGGAAGGTGCCAAGAAGCTGGTACCGGAAGGCGTCGAAGGCCGTGTGGCTTACAAGGGCAATGTGGAAGACACTGTTTTCCAGCTGGTCGGCGGTATCCGTTCCGGTATGGGTTACTGTGGCTGCCCAACGATCGAGGATCTCAAGGAAAAGAGCAAGTTTGTAAAAATCTCCGCTGCTGCTCTTCGTGAGAGCCATCCGCATGACATCCACATCACAAAGGAAGCTCCAAACTACAGTATTGACGAATAG